CAAGGAGCACCTCCTGGAGGAGATGCAGCCGTACCTCTACGGCGGGGAGATGATACGGAAGGTCACCTTCGAGGACAGCGAGTGGGAGGTCCTCCCGTGGAAGTTCGAGGCCGGCACGCCCGTCATCGAGCAGGGGATCGCCCTGCACGCGGCCATCGACTACCTGGAGGACCTGGGCATGGAGAACGTCCACGCCCACGAGGGGCTACTCGCGGAGTACGCGTACGACCGGCTGACGGAGTACGACGACGTGGACATCTACGGCCCGCCGGGCGACGATCGCGCGGGACTGGTCGCGTTCAACGTCGACGGCGTCCACGCCCACGACCTCTCCAGCATCCTCAACGACCACGGCGTCGCGGTCCGCGCCGGCGACCACTGCACCCAGCCGCTGCACGACAAGCTCGGGATCGCCGCCAGCGCCCGCGCGTCCTTCTACATCTACAACACGCGCGAGGAGATCGACACGCTGGTCGAGGCGGTCGACGACGCGCGACAGCTGTTCGCGTAACTGCGGCTGTTCGCGTAGGGCCCGTCCGCCGCACACCGTAGCGCCGCACGCCGTACCCCCGCACACCGGAGCGCCGATCCGGCGTACATACCCCCGATGACGGGTTCCGCGGCTTCTCGACGAATACCCCGAAAGAACTCGACCGACGGTGCGGCGGCGGCGTGCGGTTCGTGGTGAATGTCAGTTCGAGTCGGAACCGGAAGCCCGTCCGCCGGCGCACCTCGACACCTACATGTGAGGTATGAAAGTTAACTTTTCTGCATTCTTCCCTGAAAATGTAATCGTATTTCGTAACTTCTCCGCGAGGGCAACTGCCGTCGAACTCGGGAGGTCGGTCGCCGTCCCCTCCCGAACTCCCCCGCCGGTCGCCGCGCTCCCCAGAACCCTTAACCGACGCACTCGCCAATTCCCGCCAACAATGGGCATTGGCGGCGGCTCCGACATGTATCGCCAGCAGATCCTGGATCACTACAAGAACCCGCGCAACTACGGCGAACTCGACGACGCCACGTTCTCCCACACCGGCGAGAACCCCTCCTGCGGCGACACGATCACCGTCGACGTGCGCCTGGAGGACGACGGCGAGACGATCGAGTACGTCGCGTTCTCGGGCGACGGCTGCGCCATCTCGCAGGCGTCCGCCTCGATGCTCTCCGAGCGCCTGCGGGGGATGACCCTCGACGAGCTGGAGGCGATGGACACCGACGACATCACCGAGATGCTCGGCGTCGACATCTCCCCGATGCGGATCAAGTGCGCCGTGCTCGCTCGCCAGGTCGCACAGGACGGCGCGAAGCTCCACGAGGGCGAGATCGACGACCTCGACGTGACGAAGACCGAGGACTGAGCCGCCGGTCGGCCGCCTCGGATACCCCCCGGGCAACCGAGCACCTCCGGGCCGGCGCTACGGCACCCGCCCGAACAGGTCCCTGTTCTCCGCGACGTACCGCAACTCGCCGCGCGCCAGCTGCGCCTCGCGCGTCTCCCGCCAGTCGGCCAGCGTCCGGTCCGGCACCGCCCCCGATTCCTCGACGGACGCGACCACCGTGTCGAGGACGACCCGCAGGAACGTCGCCTCGTCGGCCGGGTAGCCGCCGGTTCCGTCCCCCTCCACCACCCAGTCGGCGCGGGCGTCGACCGCCGGCGGCGACCCCGCCTCCCGGAACCGCTCGGAAAGCAGCGTCGCCGCCCGGCCGCGGTTTCGCATCGTCCCGTGGAACGCCTCGATCACGGCGTCGTCGGCCGGGTGTGACGGCGAGAACCGCGTCTCGCCGTCGAAGGTGAGCGGGAGGTGGTACCAGCCGTCCGGCGCGGCCGCACGGAGCAGCGCGAGCACGTCGTCGGGCGCCAACAGGTCGGCGAACGACCGCGCGACGACGCCGTCGAAGTCGCCCCCGCGGTCGGCGGCGACCTCGCGGGCGTCGCCGACCGCGAGTCGGACGCGAAGCGTCGCGTCACCGTCGGGCCTGTCGAGGCGGAGCTCCGACCCCTCGGTTTCGACTCCGTATCCGGCTTCGCGTGCCTCCGCGCGCAGCCGGTCGCGACCCGCGGACAGCACCCGCCCGTCGGTGTCGACGGCGACCCACTCGCCCGTCGGGAGCGCGCCGTCGGACAACAGCCGGCGGAGCAGCCCGCAGGTGCCGGCGCCGGCTTCGAGGACGCGGACGCCCTCCTCATCGCCGTCGTCCTCACCGTCGTCACCGCCGTCACCGCCGTCACCGCCGTCCCCGCGACCTCTCCCTCGCAGCGCAGCCCTGAAGGCCGCGCTCGCGGCGTCGCTGTGGGCGCGGTCGTCGACGGTGCGCGCCGCCTCCAGGTACGCCACGTCGTCACCCTCCATCGGCCACCTCCCGCGTCTCCGCGAGGAAGTCGCGGACCCCGGCGACGGTGTCGCTCCACTCGGGGTGGCGCTCGAACCGCCGGAGCGCGCTTTGCCCCATTCGGGCCAGACGGTCGCGGTCGCCCGCGAGCGCCGCGAGCGCGCGCTCGACCCCCGTAACGTCGCCGGGATCGATGAGGAAACCGTTCTCGCCGTCGGCGACGACCGAGGACGCCCCGCCGGCCGCGGAGGCGACCGCCGGGAGGCCGAAGCCCATCCCCTCCAGGTACGCCATCCCGAAGCCCTCGTACGCCGAGGGGACCGCGAGGACGTGCGACTTCCGGAGGACGCCCGCGAGGTCGGCCGTCGCCAGTTCCCCGTGAAACGACACGCGGTCGGCGACCGAGAGGTCGTCTGCCAGCGTCCGCACCGCGCGGGCGTGTTCCGGCTCGGGCTCGGGGCCGACGACCGCGACCTCCCAGTCGGCGTCGACGCCGGCGACCGCCCGCAACAGTGTCGGGTGTCCCTTCCGGGGGACGAGCGACCCCAGCGAGACGACCCGCAGCGGCGACTCCCCCGCGCGCCGGTCCACGTCGGCCGGCGTCACCGCCGGGTCGAACTGGTCGGCGGGCGGCGGGGCGACGTGCGTGGCGATCCTCCCGACCAGGTCGAGCACGTCGCGTTCGGTCGTCTCGCTGACGCAGATCGCGGCCGAGCA
This genomic stretch from Halobaculum roseum harbors:
- a CDS encoding glycosyltransferase family 4 protein, which gives rise to MGEDASADRDLAVALVVAGDPETTSGGFRYDRRLVAGLRATGASVRVFSVPWRRYPLGVFDTPGLATGIPAGLRGADVVVVDELAHPGTAGLASRLRRGGTPVVGLVHHLRRAEGGRLAPVATLLERRFLRSCSAAICVSETTERDVLDLVGRIATHVAPPPADQFDPAVTPADVDRRAGESPLRVVSLGSLVPRKGHPTLLRAVAGVDADWEVAVVGPEPEPEHARAVRTLADDLSVADRVSFHGELATADLAGVLRKSHVLAVPSAYEGFGMAYLEGMGFGLPAVASAAGGASSVVADGENGFLIDPGDVTGVERALAALAGDRDRLARMGQSALRRFERHPEWSDTVAGVRDFLAETREVADGG
- a CDS encoding class I SAM-dependent methyltransferase is translated as MEGDDVAYLEAARTVDDRAHSDAASAAFRAALRGRGRGDGGDGGDGGDDGEDDGDEEGVRVLEAGAGTCGLLRRLLSDGALPTGEWVAVDTDGRVLSAGRDRLRAEAREAGYGVETEGSELRLDRPDGDATLRVRLAVGDAREVAADRGGDFDGVVARSFADLLAPDDVLALLRAAAPDGWYHLPLTFDGETRFSPSHPADDAVIEAFHGTMRNRGRAATLLSERFREAGSPPAVDARADWVVEGDGTGGYPADEATFLRVVLDTVVASVEESGAVPDRTLADWRETREAQLARGELRYVAENRDLFGRVP
- the sufU gene encoding Fe-S cluster assembly sulfur transfer protein SufU; this translates as MGGGSDMYRQQILDHYKNPRNYGELDDATFSHTGENPSCGDTITVDVRLEDDGETIEYVAFSGDGCAISQASASMLSERLRGMTLDELEAMDTDDITEMLGVDISPMRIKCAVLARQVAQDGAKLHEGEIDDLDVTKTED